In Spinacia oleracea cultivar Varoflay chromosome 5, BTI_SOV_V1, whole genome shotgun sequence, a single window of DNA contains:
- the LOC110804368 gene encoding uncharacterized protein, producing the protein MELPDYPIYCHWGGEISQSSGDVTYKGGERKFGFVNCQMSYDEVLSKVYDLMRCDSRYVELKLLMRYPMMSGSYEAIPLDDDNSLKAMLIAMSQTQSTTMQLFIEQLPKQPETQSHLESFHEMDSWASPFPYLPLTNQSGLTGSFTRMLTDEQYASEHISELTSPTQTPHVEATNGDPSMILFDSLDQICVDFFGDEAVGVDSDVDEDEDTQDANDKAIRESAPSQIFNNVAELDPILLDSWRTWSNNHSFDGEFAIGQEFDSLAQLKDIVKGYSIAKNHSFKVLESEPTKYVVECKRKSSCKCSWRLRVIKDPCLASFRIVRYNGPHASNCLGDINSIDHPLLSSDFVCNEIKDLIRADPSLKIRVIVQTVKVKFKYTITYKRAWSAKQTAIASIFGDWEQSYEELPRYMQALKESNPGTVVESCTLASNEDPSVHIFLRVFWEFKPSIDGFKHCRPLITIDGTHLYGKYKGTLLIAMGTDANSQLFPLAFAIVESENGESWKWFMKCIRHLVTQREGLCVIFYRHAGILQTMNEVNSGWEEPRAHHRFCTRHLASNVNTQFKNAYVKNLFGKAADARQRKKFDYYLGRIGELNVEAHKYLMDISSHRWSIHHDGGFRYGVKTTNMSEAFNGVMKGARCLPITALVRMTFYRVNSYFVTRRGWGKRRIEEGHDFVEKATTTIEMNMAKSGAHEVQAFDHEMGLFEVTTGRGGRSSGKGGNVHTVNLVAKTCTCEKLKIYKLPCSHVLAVCRSRSLSYAAFVDPFFTTVEYRQTYLKSFHPLPDVPYWPHYTGVRIVADASKRRGVGRPKSSRYPNEMDSSARRSVNVKSCSICRRQGHNKKTCASRGGVGSSG; encoded by the coding sequence ATGGAGTTGCCAGACTATCCTATTTATTGTCATTGGGGAGGGGAAATTTCGCAAAGTAGCGGTGATGTTACATATAAAGGAGGAGAGCGAAAATTTGGGTTTGTCAATTGTCAAATGAGTTATGATGAGGTTTTGAGTAAGGTTTATGATCTTATGAGATGTGACTCGAGATATGTGGAGTTGAAGCTACTAATGAGGTATCCAATGATGTCCGGTTCATATGAAGCCATTCCGTTGGATGATGACAATTCTTTAAAAGCAATGTTGATTGCTATGTCTCAAACACAATCAACCACAATGCAATTGTTCATCGAGCAACTTCCAAAGCAACCCGAAACTCAATCCCACTTGGAATCCTTTCATGAAATGGATTCATGGGCGAGTCCATTTCCCTACTTGCCCTTGACAAATCAAAGTGGGTTAACGGGTTCATTCACAAGAATGCTTACGGATGAACAATATGCTAGTGAACACATTTCAGAGCTCACTTCTCCAACTCAAACACCACATGTAGAAGCTACAAATGGTGATCCATCTATGATACTTTTCGATTCTCTAGATCAAATATGTGTTGATTTTTttggagatgaagcggttggGGTGGATAGTGAtgttgatgaagatgaagatacaCAAGATGCTAATGACAAAGCTATAAGAGAAAGCGCTCCATCTCAAATTTTCAACAATGTTGCAGAGTTGGATCCGattttgcttgattcttggaggaCTTGGTCCAACAACCACTCTTTCGATGGTGAATTTGCTATTGGGCAAGAGTTTGATTCTTTGGCGCAATTGAAAGACATAGTCAAAGGTTATTCCATAGCTAAAAATCATTCATTTAAGGTGTTGGAGAGTGAGCCCACAAAATACGTAGTTGAGTGTAAAAGAAAGAGTTCATGCAAATGCTCATGGAGGTTACGTGTAATCAAGGATCCTTGTCTTGCTTCATTCAGAATTGTGAGGTATAATGGCCCCCATGCAAGTAATTGTTTGGGTGACATAAACTCAATCGATCATCCTCTTCTCTCCTCTGATTTTGTATGCAATGAGATAAAAGATCTTATTCGTGCCGATCCTTCTTTGAAAATCCGTGTTATTGTGCAAACGGTGAAAGTCAAGTTTAAGTATACCATCACTTACAAGAGAGCTTGGTCAGCGAAACAAACGGCTATTGCAAGCATTTTTGGTGATTGGGAGCAATCTTACGAAGAGTTGCCTAGGTACATGCAAGCATTGAAAGAATCTAATCCAGGAACCGTCGTGGAATCGTGTACCTTGGCTTCTAATGAAGATCCTTCTGTTCACATTTTTTTGAGAGTGTTTTGGGAATTCAAGCCTTCCATCGATGGTTTTAAGCACTGTCGACCCCTAATCACCATAGATGGAACTCATTTGTATGGTAAGTACAAGGGCACGTTACTCATTGCCATGGGTACAGATGCGAATTCTCAATTGTTCCCTCTTGCTTTTGCTATTGTTGAAAGTGAAAATGGTGAGAGTTGGAAATGGTTCATGAAATGCATTCGGCATTTAGTTACTCAGAGGGAAGGTTTATGTGTCATTTTTTATAGACATGCAGGGATTTTGCAAACAATGAATGAGGTCAATAGTGGGTGGGAGGAGCCGCGTGCCCACCATCGATTTTGTACTCGTCACCTTGCCTCTAATGTCAACACTCAGTTCAAGAATGCTTATGTGAAGAACCTTTTCGGAAAAGCCGCAGATGCTCGTCAAAGAAAGAAGTTTGATTACTACTTGGGAAGAATTGGTGAATTGAATGTTGAAGCTCATAAGTACTTGATGGATATTTCTTCTCATCGGTGGTCGATCCACCATGATGGTGGTTTTAGATATGGCGTGAAAACCACAAACATGTCCGAAGCTTTTAATGGGGTGATGAAAGGTGCTCGTTGTTTGCCGATAACCGCCCTTGTTCGGATGACGTTTTACCGAGTGAACTCCTACTTTGTTACAAGACGAGGTTGGGGTAAAAGGAGAATTGAAGAAGGCCACGATTTCGTTGAGAAGgccacaacaacaattgaaatgAACATGGCAAAATCTGGTGCTCACGAGGTCCAAGCCTTTGATCATGAGATGGGGCTATTTGAGGTTACAACTGGACGAGGAGGCAGGTCTTCAGGTAAAGGTGGTAACGTACACACTGTTAACCTTGTAGCCAAAACTTGCACTTGTGAGAAATTAAAAATCTACAAGTTGCCATGCTCCCATGTGCTTGCGGTTTGTCGTTCTCGCAGCTTATCTTATGCTGCTTTCGTTGATCCTTTCTTTACCACTGTCGAGTATAGGCAAACATACTTGAAGAGCTTTCATCCACTTCCTGATGTTCCCTATTGGCCTCATTATACTGGGGTGAGAATAGTTGCTGATGCTAGTAAACGGCGTGGTGTGGGACGCCCAAAGTCGTCTCGATACCCTAATGAGATGGATTCGAGTGCTCGACGCAGTGTCAATGTAAAATCATGTAGCATTTGTCGACGTCAAGGGCATAATAAGAAAACTTGTGCATCTAGGGGTGGTGTTGGATCATCGGGGTAA
- the LOC130461489 gene encoding uncharacterized protein, whose protein sequence is MPKSLSYERHKCHSSGWYWRKICNVKEKLKGLFSVAELAQMPKYSIQKVYQKLVQQHEKVPWGSAVWNRASIPKTRVICWLMVQGRLQTRERLHKIGVCNTTTCLLCEAKDETHPHFFFDCEYSRRCLQGVEEWLDIPTSKVHYMGLLRARNDALWNQKVPTPSATIRCIL, encoded by the exons atgCCTAAATCACTATCCtatgagcgacataaatgtcactcatcaggtTGGTACTGGAGAAAGATTTGTAATGTGAAGGAGAAACTAAAGGGTCTGTTTAGTGTGGCTGAGTTGGCTCAAATGCCTAAATACTCTATCCAGAAGGTATACCAGAAGTTGGTTCAACAGCATGAGAAGGTCCCTTGGGGATCTGCAGTGTGGAATAGAGCCTCTATTCCCAAGACTAGAGTGATTTGCTGGCTGATGGTCCAAGGGAGACTGCAAACAAGAGAAAGGCTACATAAGATTGGGGTCTGTAACACTACTACATGCTTGCTTTGTGAGGCAAAAGATGAAACTCACCCACACTTTTTCTTTGACTGTGAATACAGTAGAAGATGCCTACAGGGGGTTGAGGAATGGCTAGATATTCCTACTAGCAAAGTACATTATATGGGCCTGCTGAG AGCAAGAAATGATGCTCTCTGGAATCAGAAGGTTCCTACTCCTTCAGCTACTATCAGATGCattctgtaa
- the LOC110804369 gene encoding serine/threonine-protein phosphatase 7 long form homolog: MEPTIHPGPRDTSVLTLQAEHRSEDVWGGGMDRLLTCREHVLGLGEWVIHDRVLEFVRLAGFYGVHRLDVAVLLGLRVHGAPVTGDGTGVWSALVEELLGIRPEPSDDGKPVLQGSSLRMTWLRRHFSQGPPDDAADIVYERFSRAYILALMGSILFADKSGDVVQLVYLPLIRDLRRAGTYSWGSATLAYLYRQMCRAARRRSRDIGGPLILLQLWSWEHIHIGRPRISRVRDAPPPDPEHPIEVDDPSILGTQHQRGVDPLACSWLRVHFSCGHTASGLSFFRDALDHQKETQMTWQPYSETVLGLLPEICRCDRDIWRSVVPLICFDIVEYHYPNRVMRQFGLEQSVPVACDTSVDLHNVDRRHKNKKFEEMHRKYVEEWRDRESRIVQGTPFAGHRERMKEYMDWYCSITRLLITPVTRSPPTTHYQPSSSDIFLSHALADLASRCTRAVDSALELPPSLALPLTLDTLRNLSSSCIETLSRVG, encoded by the exons ATGGAGCCGACGATCCATCCCGGCCCACGTGATACTTCGGTTTTGACGTTGCAGGCGGAGCATAGGAGTGAGGATGTTTGGGGAGGGGGTATGGACAGGCTTTTGACGTGTCGGGAGCACGTGCTTGGTTTAGGAGAGTGGGTGATACATGATCGAGTCTTGGAGTTTGTTAGATTAGCAGGGTTCTATGGTGTACATAGATTG GATGTCGCTGTTTTGTTGGGGCTCAGAGTTCATGGGGCTCCTGTCACAGGGGATGGTACTGGGGTGTGGTCAGCTTTAGTCGAGGAGTTGTTAGGGATACGACCAGAGCCTAGTGATGATGGAAAACCTGTTCTCCAGGGTTCATCATTGAGGATGACTTGGTTGAGGCGACACTTCAGTCAGGGCCCCCCTGATGACGCTGCTGATATTGTTTATGAGAGGTTTAGCCGAGCATATATTCTTGCACTTATGGGGTCCATTTTGTTTGCTGATAAGAGCGGTGATGTCGTGCAGCTCGTCTACTTGCCATTGATTCGCGACTTGCGTAGAGCTGGGACATACAGCTGGGGGAGTGCGACCCTTGCTTATTTGTATCGACAGATGTGTCGAGCCGCTCGTAGACGATCCCGTGACATTGGTGGTCCACTTATACTTCTGCAGTTATGGTCATGGGAGCATATTCATATTGGTCGTCCGAGGATTTCGAGAGTTCGCGATGCTCCACCTCCTGACCCAGAGCATCCTATTGAGGTCGACGATCCATCTATTCTTGGTACTCAGCATCAGCGTGGAGTGGACCCCTTAGCATGCAG TTGGCTTAGGGTTCACTTTTCATGTGGCCATACAGCTAGTGGACTCTCTTTCTTTAGGGATGCACTTGACCATCAAAAGGAGACACAG ATGACTTGGCAGCCATATTCAGAGACGGTACTTGGTTTACTACCCGAGATTTGTAGATGTGATAGAGATATATGGCGCTCAGTTGTACCGTTGATTTGCTTTGACATTGTTGAGTACCACTACCCAAATCGAGTGATGCGTCAGTTTGGATTGGAACAGTCAGTTCCCGTTGCGTGTGACACGAGTGTTGATCTTCATAATGTGGATCGACGGCATAAAAACAAGAAGTTTGAAGAGATGCATCGCAAATATGTGGAGGAGTGGCGTGATCGTGAGAGTCGGATTGTTCAAGGCACTCCTTTTGCCGGTCATCGTGAGAGGATGAAGGAGTATATGGATTGGTATTGTAGCATCACGAGACTCCTCATTACTCCTGTTACACGATCACCCCCCACCACTCATTATCAGCCGTCTTCCTCtgatatttttttg TCACATGCATTGGCTGATCTTGCCTCAAGATGCACTCGAGCTGTGGATTCTGCGTTAGAGTTACCTCCCAGTTTGGCCCTTCCTCTCACTCTTGATACGTTACGCAATTTGAGTTCCTCTTGCATTGAGACCTTATCAAGAGTGGGGTAA